One genomic window of Phalacrocorax aristotelis chromosome 21, bGulAri2.1, whole genome shotgun sequence includes the following:
- the CTTNBP2NL gene encoding CTTNBP2 N-terminal-like protein: MNLEKLSKPELLTLFSILEGELEARDLVIEALKAQHRDTFIEERYGKYNISDPLMALQRDFETLKEGNHGEKQPVCSNPLSILKVVMKHCKNMQERMLSQLAAAESRHRKVILDLEEERQRHAQDTAEGDDVTYMLEKERERLTQQLEFEKSQVKKFEKEQKKLSSQLEEERARHKQLSSMLVVECKKATAKAAEEGQKTAELSLKLEKEKSKVSKLEEELASKRKRGLQMEAQVEKQLSEFDIEREQLKAKLNREENRTKALKEEVECLKKALKELEASCQEHSPPEPLQPSPSVTSRGVATDSPTAKSVSCQTECLQPDRANPASTSKAVHTMFPSPTTPTHSYAKSNGHCDTDMQTGGELLQTNAAESQAQKEKSAGAASENTVENGSSPVRTESPVHLMSQLSSSGASLSPSGTAASSLTPSPCSSPVLTKRLVGASASSPGYQSSYQVGINQRFHAARHKFQSQAEQDHQSSGLQSPPSRDLSPTLADNSAAKQLARNTVTQVLSRFTSQQGPIKPVSPNSSPFGTDYRNLANAVSPKSESGHSPSPVKVSSPLSPLSPGIKSPTIPRAERGNPPPIPPKKPGLAQSPAAPTPLTKTSSQAPLLGAPMDVASSCSNNTVVSNGKDVEILLPTSS, translated from the exons GCCCAGCATAGAGACACGTTCATTGAAGAACGCTATGGGAAGTACAACATCAGTGATCCATTAATGGCTTTGCAGAGAGATTTTGAGACCCTAAAAGAGGGAAATCACGGTGAAAAGCAACCAGTATGCTCCAATCCATTATCTATTTTGAAAGTGGTGATGAAACATTGCAAGAATATGCAGGAAAGAATGTTATCCCAACTAGCTGCTGCGGAAAGCAGGCACAGAAAG GTGATACTGGACCtggaggaagagaggcagcGGCACGCCCAGGACACGGCGGAGGGGGATGATGTCACCTACATGCTGGAGAAGGAGCGGGAGCGGCTCACCCAGCAG TTGGAGTTTGAAAAATCCCAAGTGAAAAAGTttgagaaagaacagaagaagcTGTCAAGCCAGTTGGAGGAGGAGAGGGCACGCCACAAGCAACTGTCTTCCATGCTTGTAGTGGAGTGCAAGAAAGCCACGGCCAAAGCAGCTGAAGAGGGGCAGAAGACAGCAGAATTGAGCTTGAAattggaaaaagagaagagtaAGGTGAGTAAACTGGAAGAGGAGCTGGCGTCCAAGAGGAAGCGGGGTTTACAGATGGAAGCACAAGTAGAAAAGCAGCTCTCAGAGTTTGACATTGAAAGAGAACAGCTGAAAGCCAAGctgaacagagaagaaaaccgTACTAAAGCACTCAAAGAAGAGGTGGAATGCCTGAAGAAAGCCCTAAAAGAGCTAGAGGCTTCTTGCCAGGAGCACAGTCCTCCCGAGCCTTTGCAGCCAAGCCCCTCGGTGACGTCCAGAGGTGTTGCAACTGACAGTCCCACAGCGAAGTCTGTGTCTTGCCAGACAGAGTGTCTGCAGCCAGACCGAGCAAATCCTGCCAGCACAAGCAAAGCTGTCCACACCATGTTTCCCAGCCCTACTACACCTACTCATTCCTATGCAAAATCCAATGGTCATTGTGATACAGACATGCAGACGGGTGGTGAGCTACTGCAGACAAATGCGGCAGAGAGCCAAGCTCAAAAGGAGAAATCTGCGGGTGCAGCCTCGGAGAACACTGTTGAGAATGGAAGTTCTCCTGTAAGAACAGAGTCACCGGTGCATCTGATGTCCCAGCTCTCTTCTAGTGGGGCCTCCCTGTCTCCCAGTGGCACAGCTGCCTCTTCTCTAACaccttctccctgctcctcaccagTTCTGACTAAGCGCTTAGTGGGAGCATCAGCAAGCAGCCCTGGTTACCAGTCGTCCTACCAGGTGGGGATCAATCAACGATTCCACGCAGCTCGGCACAAGTTTCAGTCTCAAGCTGAACAGGACCATCAGTCAAGTGGTTTGCAGAGCCCACCGTCACGGGATTTGTCTCCTACTCTAGCAGATAACTCTGCCGCCAAGCAGTTGGCCCGCAATACAGTCACTCAGGTCCTTTCCAGATTTACCAGCCAGCAGGGACCTATTAAGCCTGTCTCCCCTAACAGCTCACCTTTTGGCACGGACTATCGAAATCTGGCAAATGCCGTGAGCCCCAAAAGTGAATCTGGTCACTCTCCAAGCCCTGTCAAGGTTTCCAGTCCGCTAAGCCCGCTGTCTCCTGGAATTAAGTCACCAACCATTCCtagagcagaaagagggaacCCTCCGCCCATTCCTCCAAAGAAGCCCGGCCTCGCTCAGTCACCTGCTGCTCCTACTCCACTAACCAAAACCTCTTCCCAGGCACCCTTGCTGGGTGCCCCCATGGACGTGGCGAGTAGCTGCTCTAACAATACGGTAGTGTCAAACGGCAAAGACGTTGAGATACTCCTGCCCACTAGCAGCTAG